The Anopheles maculipalpis chromosome 3RL, idAnoMacuDA_375_x, whole genome shotgun sequence genomic sequence tattgtaATAATGATCTATTTCATGGTATTTGGTATACATCGAATTTGCATAAGTTGTTGGGAGGTTAGTAAATTacgaattaaataataaacaaattttcctttcccgcTGTGTGTGCCGAAAAGCCGTACCCGAGCTTTTCACACAGTTTGACACTTCGGAGACAGCCAAAATAGAGctgaaaaagcacacacacacactcactcacagaaaagcaagcaaaaagtgTGTTTTCAATCGTTTTACGGTGCGGGTTTTGTGTAAATTGTTTTAAGCAAAAATAGGAAATTAACCACCAGTGAGCAAAATGGGGAAGCGTCCCCTATCACGAAAGGAAATCGAAGAGCAAAAGAAGCGAGAGGATGAGGCGGCAGCAGCCCACGTAAGTGCAGAAAAGGCATATTACAATCCTTTCTTCCATCCTTCCATCTCGAAGACGCAAGACACCGTGCGTCGCGTAGTTTTGCCACTGATCTTGGTCAAATGTACAAAACTGCAGCTAATCCTAATTGACAATTTAAGGCTTTCAAAGAATTTGTGGAAACATTTCAAGAAGCGCCATCCAAAATATCGAAGGTATGGGTAAAGGCCGGAACGTACGATGCGGGCTCGAGAAGTAAGTGGTTACCCAGTGTGTGGCGCTCATTCTTTCTCCGTTTCGTTAATCGACTTCTTTTCTTACGCGGGTTTTACAGAGGAAGACACAAAGGACAGAGGCAAGCTGTACAAACCACAGTCACGTCTCGAGATGGAACATGAAAAGTCTATGGACTACGTCAAGATGGTGGCGAACGAAAGCCGCAAGGATTCGTCGgccatgggcaagaaacgcaaccaggagaagaaaaagagcaatCTGGAGATGTTCAAGGAGGAGCTTCGACAGATACAGGAAGAGCGCGAGGAGCGGCACAAATACAAGCACATGGCGCGTACCATGCTGCCCGGTACCAGTTCCACCGAGTCGGATCCTGTGTACAAGGAGACGGAATCCGGTTCGTTCGATAACGGCGATCCAAATACGACCAACTTGTACCTGGGCAATCTAAATCCAAAGGTGAGTTTCCTGTTGCGAGCATGTTAGTTGAACAAAGTTAGAACGAAACATCCCGATTCTGACTTGCAGATCTCGGAGCACGCGCTAATGGAGCTGTTCGGGAAGTATGGGCCGCTCGCTAGTATAAAGATTATGTGGCCACGCTCGGAGGAAGAAAAGATGCGTAATCGGAACTGTGGATTTGTGGCGTACATGAGTCGTCGTGATGCGGAGCGCGCTCTACGCGCCCTGAACGGGCGGGACGTGATGGGGTACGAGATGAAGCTCGGTTGGGGAAAATCAGTCCCCATTATGACACATCCGATTTACATACCGCCGAAACTGTTGGCCTATACACTGCCACCACCCGCTTCCGGTTTACCGTTCAATGCCCAACCTCATCCGTCGGATTTGGAAAATATTCCAAAGATGACATCAGGAGCCTACATGTCGGAACCGGAGCTGAAAGAACAGATGGATTCGGTACTGGTGAAGTCGGTGGTAAAGGTGGTCATACCGACCGAGCGGCCGTTGCTGATGTTGATTCATCGCATGGTGGAGTTTGTCATTCGCGAGGGTCCTATGTTTGAAGCGCTGATTATGACCAAGGAGATGGGTAATCCTATGTACAAGTAAGTGTGAGGGCAGGTTCGTATGGTTGCTTCCGAAGTGGTGCCCATTACATGCTTTTGTTATACTTTTAGGtttctttttgaaaatgaaagccCAGCTCACATTTACTACCGTTGGAAGTTGTTCTCGCTGCTACAGGGCGATACACCGAGTGATTGGAGAACGAAGGAGTTTCGCATGTTTAAGGGTGGTTCGATATGGAAGCCTCCACCAATAAATTTCTACACCCAAGGCATGCCCGACGAACTGCTGGCCGATGAGGAAGGAATCGAAGCGAACAAAGGCAATCTTTCCGTGGCGTAAGTAAAAGAGAAGTTTCAGGAGGGCCTCCTAAAAGTTAAACTAAATTCCTGTCCTCTCCTGGCCCTGACGTTATCCAATCGTCTGTCGTTAAAAAGGGCGATACCTTTCCTTGCCCCTGTAATCTCATTAATGAAGGCTTCTTCCCGATTATTTGGAAATGTGCCTGACTGATTCTCATACACAAAAAGGGTGATCGCTCCGTTGATTCCAAATAACGCTTGTTCTCCTGCCAAGGCCCTGGAATCTACAGTTCACTCCTCCATTCTTCCAGTTGTACCGATTATCCCCGTCATTAACATGATTTCATCCCCAAACGCACTACGTCCTTGAATCTTATGTGCCTCATATTTTCTGTTAGCCAAAATTAATAAGCTTGGTATCGCGGGCCTGTTACTTAATTGGTTCGAATCATATCGCATTGGCAGATCGTATAAAGTTTAAGTGTCGTCCTGTTTTTCCGACTCTTTTGTCCGCGCCTCTGGTGTTCCTCAGTTAAGTGTCTTCAGTCCACTCTTATTTCTGTTCTTTGTCAATGATTTTGTGTATTCCCTACCTTCCAATGGTCATCTGCTCTATGCCGAAGATATCCAAATTTACCGTCCTGTGAGTTTGTTAGCTGATTGTCGTTCCCTGCAAGTTTTCCTAAATAGTTTTTCCGTTTGGTGCCGCAATAGTGGCCCGTAATTATGTCCTGATAAATCTTGTGTCCTTTAATTTGGGAGATCTGGTAAGGTTCCGTACAGCTACAGCCTCCATGACACGGTCGTAAGTCAAGTAACCTCAGTAAAAGACTAGGGTGGTGTGTGGCTAGATGAGATTCTCTCTTTTAGGGTACATGTTGACCATGTTATGTACAAGTTCAACAAATCCTTGAGTCTGATTCTTAGACTTTCCGTCGAACTCAGAGGTTCCTTTTCTTTAAagctcttgttttgtttgtcttgtATTTCAGCGCTCTCGGAATTGAAatgtcaaattaaattaaattaaaatcatctATTCGACTACAATGTCTCTGTGTTCCACTTTCGATCTAGTCTACGCGAGTACTGCTCCTTTTATCTACTTTAACGATCCGTATACTTTGTTAACTTCCTACTATTTTTTTCTCATATCCCGCCGTTAATAATGCGACagacaaaataatttaattaaataaacttaACTCCCCACCACAGGCAACGCGATCGGCTGGAGGATCTGATACGGCACCTTACCCCGGAAAGGCAAAAGATTGGCGATGCAATGATATTTTGCATCGAGCATGCCGATGCGGCAGAAGAAATTTGCGAATGCATTACGGAATCACTTTCCTCGAATGAAACGGTAGTAAAGAAAAAGGTGGCCCGTATCTATCTAATCTCGGACATTCTGCACAACTCGGCAGTGAAGGTACAAAACGCTAGCTTTTTCCGCAAAGCGATGGAGAAAAATCTGCTCGACATCTTTCGCAACCTGAACGCGTACTACATGCAGCTGGACAGCCGCCTAAAGGCGGAAGGTTTCAAGAGCCGCGTGATGGGTGTGTTTCGTGCTTGGGAGGAGTGGACCATCTATCCGCGTGAGTTTCTGGTGAAGCTGCAACACACGTTTTTGGGCATTCAAATGGTAAGAGTGTAAATGTGCATATTTGCATAAAACTGAAAGAGTAATCGtgaatttatctttttttatttagacgGAAAAACAGCCAGAAGAAGAGCCGGAGGAGGAGAAAGAGGATGAAGATTTGGATGGTGTGCCGCTGGATGGAGCAGCACTGCTCAAAAGTGCAATGATGTGTGGAATGACAAGCGGTggcggtagtggtggtggtggtggtggtggaggagaaAACCGTACGCCATTGCTGAAGCACGATATCTACAGCGATGAGGACGATATTGATGGAATGCCTTTGGCAGACGATGACATCGATGGGATGCCGTTGGATGGTGCAATGGATGCGGGTGTACACGATGCTGCTCGACGAGCTGGTCCATCCGGTTCTGGTAGCGATGGACGAGCGGGAGGTTCAGGAAAaggtaaaataatttcttgtTTCTTCTGTGTTTTATACTAACATCAAAACAGCATTTTAAAGTATTCTGATCGATCAGGAGATTTTAATTCCGTTTTGGTAAAGTTTCTATTTTCGTGGTAAACTTGTTAATTAGAAttaaggtttctttttttagtcTACTCGTTGGGTATTCCTCAGCGTTGTGTACTGAATCCCCTGCTATGCTTATTGTTTTGAATTAGCTGTGCAAATGTACTATATGTTAATGTACGTATATGAGGACAACCTTCCGATGATGTTCTCATCTTCGGTTTGACCCGACGTCGGAAAAACGCTGATTGATCTCCAATTTTCCTGTTTGATTAAACTTCCGTCTAACAAATTCGAagctgttcttcttctttcctcTATTTCCTATCCCGTAACTGCATAATTTACGCGTAAGACCTTATCTTCATATACCTACTAGGCTCTAGCTTTACGGCCAGAATGATGCTTTCCTTGCCATTGCCGTCTTCATTTTCCTGATCTGAGTTTAAAGACATCTTTTTTGCCTGTAAGGTAGACTTACGttagtaataaataataaaaaaaattgcaggAAAATCAGCTGGAGGTTCGTTTATTCCCTCAAAGTGGGAATCCGTTGACGCAGCACAAATAGAAGCTCAAGCCATTACAACCAGCAAATGGGACACGCTAGATCCAGTCGTACCGGAACCACCAAAAATTAGTCTGCAGAAGGAAGGGGCAGGACTCATCAGCAGTAAGTACGGTAGCTAcagtgacgacgacgacgatgatgatgaggatgaacgCGATTTTGACGATGTACTGCGCCAGGAAGGCGAAGGAAGTCGCAGTGGACCGGATCAGGATGAGCTGCGACGGGTGCGGTTGCGCGAAATTGAAGTCAAGATGGTACAGTACACGGATGAGTTTGAGTCCGGAACGAGACAGGTTCGAACGGGTTGGACACTGCACGAAGAGCTCGATAGCTACCGTATGAAGTTGATGAAAGAGATGGCACAGGAACTGCGACAGCGAGGGCGTGACGAGATCAATTGGGCCGCTGCTTCAGATGATGATAGTCGTTCGCGAAGGGGCCAGAAACGGGGCGGAAGTGTGGAGAGGTAATCGATCGATGGCACACCAATCGTAACGTAAGCAGAAACTcatgttggtttgttttcttttgccccGGATAGCGCTCGGAAACACAAGCGAAGTCGTCAGTCTGCCCGTTCGAGGGATTCTGCTTCACCCGAGTCAAAATCCTCGCGGCGCAGACATTCCAGCAGTTCGTCGGACGAGGACGAGATGCTGGCAAACAGAACCGATGCCCGTTATCGCTACTCTTCGGAGCGTTCCGTTTCGCCGGGACCGGCCGCATCTAGCTCCTCGCGTACTAGCAAGTACGATCTGCTCGGTTCTCCGGCTCGCCACGGAGGTTCGGCAAGCGAGTCAAACTACGATAAGTATGAGCATCAACGTCGTGATGCGCGGGACAGTCGGGACATTCGTCGGGATAAGAAGGAAGCCACACGCGAGCGGATGCAGCTTTCACACGAGCGTGACCAGCGGGATCATCATCGAGAGCATCGTGACAGCAGGGCGCGAGAAAGTGATTCGCGTAGCTCACATGGACGTGAGCGTGATCGGGAACAACGGGATCGAGGCACTAGGGAGCATCGTGACCGTGAGCGAGAGTACGAACGTGAGgtggatggtggtgatggtgggtcGTCGCGCTATCGTGAGCGTGATCGAGCCAAGGAAGggtacagcagcagtagtggaAGTAGGAAGGATTCTTCCACCAGTTCAAAGTATGACGATAGGACAAAGCGGTACAGGTAAAGCCGGTAGAAACGGCTCGATTAGTTTAATGCTTTCTGTCTGCGCTATTAGCTGCTGTGTTTTTCTGCAGTAAGGGTAGAGCAAGATTTTATCGCAAGAAAGCCGCTCACGTACGTATATTTGCTAGAAGGTAAGCTTACAAATTTCCCTCATAAGCAACAAATAAAGGTTTTAATAATCTGTAACTTAACACTGATTGCGATTTTTTCGGGAATTGAATCATGAAGAACATATTGGTGAGGAAAACTAATGTCCTGGTTGACATACAGGGTTTTCAAGAAGAATTAAAGCCATCCGTTGTGCCATTACAGGACGTTGTTCAAGATTACGTGAAACATTGTCAGGTAGAACTGGAGACACTAGTTTATTTTCTTGACTATGTTCAAGGGCCAATGGGCTTGGCCTCCTGGCTAGCAAGTCTAATTCATTGAACTTCGCCGAAGCTTACCATTGTTCTCCATGGTATGACTTCCTTTCACACATAATCTGAACAACGAATAGAACATTCTTGAACAGGGACTTTGTTGTGTGATGAGACATGTGAGTACTGTGACAATTAATGTTCGTCTCGCGATATTTAGTGTTATCAGTGGATATATTTTTTGAAGCTGTAGTATTACAGGTTACCAGCCAGAATCCTTGCCCGCATCTCAACATCTAAGTTTTGGATGACTTCGAAGGTGCGACCTATATGTTCGACTACTTTACGGATGTCTTTTCGGCGTTGAACTGAtcgtttcattgttttgtttcattgaacTGATCAAAGTAGAGATACCTGTAGTGTTGGCCGTTCCGGTTCGAATTAGTGATGAGAAAGGTCCGGATTTTTTAACTAGCTTATTTTCCGATAGGAACGGAACGAAGGGTTTTTTAACTtagttcaacaaaaaatgaatagCGTCACAGTGTATTTCTATGCAGGAGTTGTTGTTCTAGTCTTCTCATCACCACAACAATATTTTGGATCAAGGACGTTCCTTCCTTATAGAGGAGAGGACAGGAACAGTGCTTTTGCTACTTCGAGCGTTGCATTCGTTGTAGTATGATGGATTACAAACTTTTTATGGATTATGGATTGAATGTACAATTTAGCATTCTGATGGACAAGAAAATATACAATAAAGTTAGtctgtaattttatttttacatagGCTCAACCGTTCCATTGAAGGTACGGTGCGAACCTAATAGGTTAAATACGAAATTCTCAACAATAGGTCGAGCCTAGTAAAGTAGTTCCTTTTGTTGATCGTTCCTTTCTGATTCAAATAGATCTTTCGTTTCATCTCGATAATTTCATATTGCACTATTTGTCTACAAAACTGTTAGTAGTAAAAATGTTACTAATCTTCCATCCTCAGACCATCCCCTCGGGCCACTTCaccaaatattttaattttaatatcgcACTTTTTACCTTCTTTTCCTTAGTCATTTTTATCTGATTTTGGATATTATTTGACCAGATTCATACCATGTTAGATCAAATCTGTTCTTGTAACCAGTGATCTTTAGGACTCACCTTCAAACTATGGGTACAATCAAGCAAAAGAATTTCGGAACAGAAGATTATCCTGACATAagcattacttttttttacttttgaaccatttattttaaattagtaCATACATCGGGAAGGAGACAATTTTCTTAATACAATGAATCCTTATTCTGTTTCCATACCGGAAGAATCATCCTCCGAActatcatcgtcgtcatcatcatcatcatcgtcgtcgtcgtcgtcgtcgtcatcatcatcctcatcatcgtctGAAGAATCTCCTTCGCTGTCGGAACCGAGCCATTCGCTTGCGTTTAAGCTGTTGGCAATCAATGTTTTCCACACATCCAACTTATGCAAATCTGGGGGAGATTAGGATAAGGTTTTAGTTGTCAAAATTTAAAGGTTCTTCATGCAACAAAGTCTTACCAAGAGAATACAGATCGCTTAAAGTGAACTGCCTGGAACCTGATTCGAAAAGCCCTCCGTAGACAAAAAGTTGCCCTTTACACACAACAATAGCCGCGTTCATTCTCGGAGAAGGTCCTCCAAGATCAAGAGCACCACCACTATCATCCGCCTCGGTTTTGCTTGCTCCCTTGGCCGGCCCTCCACTACCACCTCCAACGGTCATGGTAAAAACACCATCATCCGACACGATCTTCTTTGCCTCGATCGCTTGCTTTTCTTCCTCACCCATCTCTACGTCAGCCGCCTTGGAGGTGCTTTTTCTTACCTTTGCCGCCAGCTCTAGCTTACGCCAGGTACAGGCATTGGTGTCGAGTGCATGCAGCTCATTGCTAAACAACCCCCTAACATCCTCCTCATCCTCCTCCGTGTCCATCACACCACCGAACGCGTACGCTTTGCCGTTCGGTGCAATTGCAACGGCCATTCCACTCCTTGGTGCCGGTTTTTTACCATTCGGTTTAACGCTGGTCCATTTGTAGCCACCGGTCTGGCCCTTCGCGTCCTGCTTATCGGCCACTAGTGTGTACATGTCCGTGTGCGTTGTTCCTCGGTCAATTTCCTTCTTAACGTTGGTTTTCGAGTAACCACCCCAGATTAGAATCTTTCCATCCGTATTAGCCACCATGCAGCAACCGGAACGTGCTGGCGGTACCGGCCCGCCAGCTTCAATCTTCGTCCAGGTGTAGTTCTCCAGCGAGAATGCGTACAGATCGTTAAAGTAGCGATACGAAGCGTTATTGTCGTGGAAACCACCAAACACGAACAGCTTCTTGCGTGTGACCACCATCCGATGGCCGCTGCGAGCGCTGGGCCCATTTGGAGCGTTCAGCTTTTCCCACTGCTTTTTCGCCATCCGGTAAACCCACAGATCGCGGAAGTGATAGAACTGAAGCTGGGAGGGTGACGCATACTCGCCCCCAAACAACCAGATCTGGCCACCGTCCGTCGCGACCGATACCATCTGATGGCCACTGCGCGGTGCCGGACAGATGGAAGATTTCAGCGTTTTCCACTCGCCCTTTGCCACGTTGTACGAATAAAAGTCACCGTAAATGACGGTTTGCTGACCGTTGAAGAACTCACCACCATGGATGAAAATTTCTTCCTTGTCAGCCGGATGAGCACAGATGCCGACGTTCACGCGTGCCGTCGGTGGTGGACAAACAATTTCGGTCAGATCGGATGACTTGGTGTCCTTCGTTTCATATTTTGCAACAATGTTTTCGATATCGTCCTGCAATGAAACGGGATTTAATGGAATAATGCGAGTTCTATGATCAGCGGCAGACGCCGGTATTCGCCACTACTCATTTCACCCAACTTGGCGAGTAGCTTTTTCTGCTTTGCCACAAGCTTTTTATCCGTCTTCATGGACGTTTTTTCGGCACCTttgcctttctttttgtttttatccttGCGTCCCATGATGCCGGGATTTAAGATTAATTGTTTTTCGATAGTCTGCTGCGATGCACTTGATGAGAGGGAacaacgtgtttttttgttttggtatgtCGCCGCATGTGTAAACAACGAGGTGTATAGGAATGAGGTGAGAAAGAGACACCAAATTAAGCTGTCAACTGCAACAACCTGGTGAAAAAGCTGCTTCAATTGTCAGAATGTatggaaattcaatttccatgTTTGAATTTATGTTCGTTACAAAAAATTCGGTTGGGTTTTCATGCATTTTCCGGTACTTCGAATACGTGAAAAgcaaagtaataataaaaag encodes the following:
- the LOC126561495 gene encoding U2 snRNP-associated SURP motif-containing protein, which gives rise to MGKRPLSRKEIEEQKKREDEAAAAHAFKEFVETFQEAPSKISKVWVKAGTYDAGSRKEDTKDRGKLYKPQSRLEMEHEKSMDYVKMVANESRKDSSAMGKKRNQEKKKSNLEMFKEELRQIQEEREERHKYKHMARTMLPGTSSTESDPVYKETESGSFDNGDPNTTNLYLGNLNPKISEHALMELFGKYGPLASIKIMWPRSEEEKMRNRNCGFVAYMSRRDAERALRALNGRDVMGYEMKLGWGKSVPIMTHPIYIPPKLLAYTLPPPASGLPFNAQPHPSDLENIPKMTSGAYMSEPELKEQMDSVLVKSVVKVVIPTERPLLMLIHRMVEFVIREGPMFEALIMTKEMGNPMYKFLFENESPAHIYYRWKLFSLLQGDTPSDWRTKEFRMFKGGSIWKPPPINFYTQGMPDELLADEEGIEANKGNLSVAQRDRLEDLIRHLTPERQKIGDAMIFCIEHADAAEEICECITESLSSNETVVKKKVARIYLISDILHNSAVKVQNASFFRKAMEKNLLDIFRNLNAYYMQLDSRLKAEGFKSRVMGVFRAWEEWTIYPREFLVKLQHTFLGIQMTEKQPEEEPEEEKEDEDLDGVPLDGAALLKSAMMCGMTSGGGSGGGGGGGGENRTPLLKHDIYSDEDDIDGMPLADDDIDGMPLDGAMDAGVHDAARRAGPSGSGSDGRAGGSGKGKSAGGSFIPSKWESVDAAQIEAQAITTSKWDTLDPVVPEPPKISLQKEGAGLISSKYGSYSDDDDDDDEDERDFDDVLRQEGEGSRSGPDQDELRRVRLREIEVKMVQYTDEFESGTRQVRTGWTLHEELDSYRMKLMKEMAQELRQRGRDEINWAAASDDDSRSRRGQKRGGSVESARKHKRSRQSARSRDSASPESKSSRRRHSSSSSDEDEMLANRTDARYRYSSERSVSPGPAASSSSRTSKYDLLGSPARHGGSASESNYDKYEHQRRDARDSRDIRRDKKEATRERMQLSHERDQRDHHREHRDSRARESDSRSSHGRERDREQRDRGTREHRDREREYEREVDGGDGGSSRYRERDRAKEGYSSSSGSRKDSSTSSKYDDRTKRYR
- the LOC126563612 gene encoding kelch domain-containing protein 4; protein product: MGRKDKNKKKGKGAEKTSMKTDKKLVAKQKKLLAKLGEDDIENIVAKYETKDTKSSDLTEIVCPPPTARVNVGICAHPADKEEIFIHGGEFFNGQQTVIYGDFYSYNVAKGEWKTLKSSICPAPRSGHQMVSVATDGGQIWLFGGEYASPSQLQFYHFRDLWVYRMAKKQWEKLNAPNGPSARSGHRMVVTRKKLFVFGGFHDNNASYRYFNDLYAFSLENYTWTKIEAGGPVPPARSGCCMVANTDGKILIWGGYSKTNVKKEIDRGTTHTDMYTLVADKQDAKGQTGGYKWTSVKPNGKKPAPRSGMAVAIAPNGKAYAFGGVMDTEEDEEDVRGLFSNELHALDTNACTWRKLELAAKVRKSTSKAADVEMGEEEKQAIEAKKIVSDDGVFTMTVGGGSGGPAKGASKTEADDSGGALDLGGPSPRMNAAIVVCKGQLFVYGGLFESGSRQFTLSDLYSLDLHKLDVWKTLIANSLNASEWLGSDSEGDSSDDDEDDDDDDDDDDDDDDDDDDDSSEDDSSGMETE